From the genome of Pseudomonas migulae:
AGGCAAGACTCCCATTGGGCCAAGCCCTAACTAAAACAGGATTACTCATGTCCTTTGCTTCCCTCGGTCTCTCCGAGGCTTTAGTCCGCGCCATCGAGGCAGCGGGCTATACCGAGCCTACTCCGGTGCAACAGCGGGCCATTCCCGCCGTGTTGCAAGGTCGCGACCTGATGGTTGCGGCTCAGACAGGTACTGGTAAAACCGGCGGCTTCGCCCTTCCGATTCTGGAACGGTTGTTTCCAGGCGGTCACCCGGACAAATCCCAGCGTCACGGCCCGCGCCAACCGCGCGTACTGGTCCTGACCCCGACTCGCGAACTCGCGGCTCAAGTCCACGAGAGCTTCAAGGTCTACGCCCGTGACCTGAAGTTCGTCAGCGCCTGCATCTTCGGCGGCGTCGGCATGAACCCTCAGGTTCAGGCCATGTCCCGTGGTGTTGACGTGCTGGTGGCCTGCCCTGGCCGCTTGCTCGATCTCGCCGGCCAAGGCAGCGTCGATCTGTCCCACGTGGAAATCCTCGTGCTGGACGAAGCCGACCGCATGCTCGACATGGGCTTCGTCCATGACGTGAAGAAGGTCCTGGCTCGCCTGCCGAGCAAGCGTCAGAACCTGCTGTTCTCGGCGACGTTCTCCAAGGACATCACCGACCTCGCCGGCAAGCTGCTGCACAACCCGGAACGCATCGAAGTCACGCCGCCGAACACCACGGTCGAGCGCATCGAACAGCGCGTATTCCGCCTGCCGGCCAACCACAAGCGTTCGCTGCTGGCGCACCTGATCACCGCAGGCGCCTGGGAACAGGTGCTGGTGTTCACCCGCACCAAGCACGGCGCCAACCGTCTGGCCGAATACCTGGACAAACACGGCCTCACCGCCGTCGCGATCCACGGTAACAAGAGCCAGAACGCGCGCACCAAAGCCCTGGCCGACTTCAAGGCCGGTGAAGTGCGCATCCTGGTTGCCACCGACATCGCCGCGCGCGGTCTCGACATCGACCAGTTGCCACACGTGGTCAACTTCGAACTGCCGAACGTCGACGAAGATTACGTTCACCGCATTGGCCGTACCGGCCGTGCCGGTCGTTCGGGCGAGGCCATCTCGCTGGTCGCTCCGGACGAAGAAAAGCTGCTGAAAAGCATCGAACGCATGACCAAGCAGAAAATCGCCGACGGCGACCTGATGGGCTTCGATTCCAGCGCTGTAGAAGCCGAGAAACCGGAAGTCCGCGAGCGTCCGGATGTGCGTAACCCGCGCAACCCACGTGGCCCGCGCGGCGACGGTCCGAACGGCAGCGGCGGTGGCGGCGGTCGTAAAGACAAAGGCAAGGACAAGGGCGGCAAGGAAAAACCTGCAGCCACTGGCCGTGGCGATCGTCCGGCCCGTGAGCAGAAACCACGCGAAGGCACGCCGG
Proteins encoded in this window:
- a CDS encoding DEAD/DEAH box helicase; its protein translation is MSFASLGLSEALVRAIEAAGYTEPTPVQQRAIPAVLQGRDLMVAAQTGTGKTGGFALPILERLFPGGHPDKSQRHGPRQPRVLVLTPTRELAAQVHESFKVYARDLKFVSACIFGGVGMNPQVQAMSRGVDVLVACPGRLLDLAGQGSVDLSHVEILVLDEADRMLDMGFVHDVKKVLARLPSKRQNLLFSATFSKDITDLAGKLLHNPERIEVTPPNTTVERIEQRVFRLPANHKRSLLAHLITAGAWEQVLVFTRTKHGANRLAEYLDKHGLTAVAIHGNKSQNARTKALADFKAGEVRILVATDIAARGLDIDQLPHVVNFELPNVDEDYVHRIGRTGRAGRSGEAISLVAPDEEKLLKSIERMTKQKIADGDLMGFDSSAVEAEKPEVRERPDVRNPRNPRGPRGDGPNGSGGGGGRKDKGKDKGGKEKPAATGRGDRPAREQKPREGTPAREQQRPAPRAAADRAPDEFLDDDIDNFGNRVDYVPQAKPAQGRGRRPGAPAQGTTAGAGAPRTGGKPQGRQSGPRSSDGATTGTPPAKRSGPRNGAPRDGQARREEGRNRRPARDDQPRSEPAVQNPRGPAPKIIHKESKTDRFPTPEQLDQLPGRPRGEKPALLTRNR